A region of Lepus europaeus isolate LE1 chromosome 2, mLepTim1.pri, whole genome shotgun sequence DNA encodes the following proteins:
- the TNFSF10 gene encoding tumor necrosis factor ligand superfamily member 10, which produces MGHSDPDRGMSSVQALGGPSAGQTCVLILIFTVLLQSLCVAVTYLYFTNELKQMQDKYSKSGIACLLKEDDSSWDSIDEENMNSPCWQAKWQLRQFIRKMLLRTYEETIPTVEEKPQTLPSPEREKEREKERERGPQRVAAHLTGNSWRSFISVPAPGSQSGKNLGQKISSWESSRKGHSFLNNLHLRNGELVIHQTGLYYIYSQTYFRFQELEEISGTISREESKKRNKQMVQYIYKWTSYPDPILLMKSARNSCWSKDSEYGLYSIYQGGIFELKENDRIFVSVTNEQLIDMNQESSFFGAFLIG; this is translated from the exons ATGGGGCATTCAGACCCAGACAGAGGCATGTCCTCtgtgcaggccctggggggcCCCAGTGCCGGGCAGACCTGCGTGCTGATCCTGATCTTCACAGTGCTCCTGCAGTCCCTCTGTGTGGCCGTGACTTACCTGTACTTCACCAACGAACTGAAGCAG ATGCAGGACAAGTACTCCAAAAGCGGCATCGCTTGTCTCCTAAAGGAGGATGACAGTTCCTGGGACTCCATCGACGAAGAGAACATGAACAGCCCCTGCTGGCAGGCCAAGTGGCAGCTGCGGCAGTTCATTCGAAAG ATGCTTTTGAGAACCTATGAGGAAACCATTCCTACGGTTGAAG AAAAGCCACAAACTCTTCCTTccccagaaagagaaaaagaaagagaaaaagaaagagaaagagggccTCAGAGAGTCGCAGCCCACCTAACTGGGAACAGCTGGAGAAGCTTTATCTCAGTCCCAGCTCCAG GCTCCCAGAGTGGAAAGAATTTGGGCCAGAAAATAAGCTCCTGGGAATCATCAAGGAAAGGACATTCATTCCTGAACAATTTGCACCTGAGGAACGGAGAGCTGGTTATCCATCAAACAGGACTTTATTACATCTACTCCCAAACATACTTTCGATTTCAGGAACTTGAAGAAATTTCAGGAACAATTTCAAGAGAAGAGAGCAAAAAGAGGAACAAACAAATGGTACAATATATTTACAAATGGACAAGCTACCCTGACCCTATACTTCTGATGAAAAGTGCTAGAAATAGTTGTTGGTCTAAGGATTCAGAATATGGACTCTATTCCATCTATCAAGGAGGAATATTTGAGCTTAAGGAAAATGACCGAATTTTCGTCTCTGTAACGAATGAGCAGTTGATTGACATGAACCAAGAATCCAGTTTTTTTGGGGCCTTTTTGATTGGCTAA